A window from Nitrospira sp. ND1 encodes these proteins:
- the thiC gene encoding phosphomethylpyrimidine synthase ThiC yields the protein MSEAHTQNGSSNGHGSKPSTARLTTTPFAASRKVHVDGALPGVRVPMREISLTPTQSANGQGPTPNQPITIYDTSGPYTDPNVTIDVRAGLPPLRRAWIESRRDTEELSQVTSQYGRQRAADPKLADLRFTHIRKPLRAKAGHNVSQMHYAKKGIITPEMEFIAIRENQSRARAKELLASTNGHGGGVLQHPGQAWGARIPNIITPEFVRDEVARGRAIIPNNINHPETEPMIIGRNFLVKINSNIGNSAVASSIEEEVEKMIWSIRWGADTVMDLSTGKNIHETREWIIRNSPVPIGTVPIYQALEKVNGKAEDLTWEIFRDTLIEQAEQGVDYFTIHAGVLLRYVPMTAKRMTGIVSRGGSIHAKWCLSHHQENFAYTHFEEICEIMKAYDVAFSLGDGLRPGSIADANDEAQFAELETLGELTKIAWNHDVQVMIEGPGHVPMHMIQENMEKQLKECQEAPFYTLGPLTTDIAPGYDHITSGIGAAMIGWYGCAMLCYVTPKEHLGLPTKEDVKVGVVTYKIAAHAADLAKGHPGAQARDNALSKARFEFRWEDQFNLSLDPDTARSYHDATLPDNAAKVAHFCSMCGPHFCSMKITQDVRDYAAQKQLEEQQAIQIGMKEKSEEFKKAGSEIYL from the coding sequence ATGAGCGAGGCCCATACACAGAACGGTTCCAGCAACGGTCATGGCTCCAAGCCCTCGACCGCACGCCTCACTACGACGCCTTTTGCGGCTTCGCGCAAGGTGCATGTTGACGGCGCGCTCCCAGGGGTCCGGGTCCCGATGCGCGAAATCAGCCTGACCCCCACGCAGTCAGCCAACGGCCAGGGCCCTACGCCCAACCAGCCGATCACGATTTACGACACCTCCGGTCCTTATACCGATCCGAACGTGACGATTGATGTGCGCGCCGGCCTGCCGCCCTTGCGCCGGGCCTGGATCGAGAGTCGCCGGGATACGGAAGAACTTTCGCAGGTCACATCCCAGTACGGGCGTCAGCGAGCCGCGGACCCGAAATTGGCCGACCTCCGGTTTACGCATATTCGCAAGCCGCTCCGCGCCAAAGCCGGACACAACGTCAGCCAGATGCACTATGCCAAGAAAGGCATCATCACGCCGGAAATGGAATTCATCGCGATCCGGGAGAATCAGTCCCGCGCAAGGGCCAAAGAACTCCTGGCCTCGACCAACGGCCATGGCGGCGGCGTGTTGCAGCATCCCGGCCAAGCCTGGGGCGCGCGTATTCCAAACATCATCACCCCCGAATTCGTGCGCGACGAAGTGGCCCGCGGACGCGCGATTATCCCGAACAACATCAACCACCCGGAAACCGAGCCGATGATCATCGGCCGGAACTTCCTCGTGAAGATCAATTCCAACATCGGCAATTCCGCGGTCGCCTCCTCGATCGAGGAAGAAGTCGAAAAGATGATCTGGTCGATCCGTTGGGGCGCCGACACGGTGATGGATCTCTCGACCGGCAAGAACATTCACGAGACACGCGAGTGGATCATCCGCAACTCGCCCGTACCGATCGGCACGGTGCCGATCTATCAGGCGCTCGAAAAGGTCAACGGCAAGGCCGAGGACCTGACCTGGGAAATTTTCCGGGATACGCTGATCGAGCAGGCCGAACAGGGTGTGGACTACTTCACAATCCACGCCGGTGTCCTGCTGCGTTACGTGCCGATGACGGCGAAACGCATGACCGGCATCGTCTCGCGCGGCGGCTCGATCCATGCCAAATGGTGCCTCTCGCATCACCAGGAAAACTTCGCTTATACGCACTTCGAAGAGATCTGCGAAATCATGAAGGCCTACGATGTGGCCTTCAGCCTGGGCGATGGCTTACGGCCCGGTTCGATTGCCGATGCCAACGACGAGGCGCAATTTGCCGAATTGGAGACCTTGGGCGAACTCACCAAGATCGCGTGGAACCATGATGTCCAGGTGATGATCGAAGGTCCCGGCCATGTGCCGATGCATATGATTCAAGAGAACATGGAGAAGCAGCTGAAGGAGTGCCAGGAGGCGCCGTTCTACACGCTGGGGCCGCTCACGACGGACATTGCTCCCGGTTATGACCACATCACCTCCGGCATCGGTGCCGCGATGATCGGCTGGTATGGTTGCGCAATGCTCTGTTACGTCACGCCGAAAGAACACCTCGGTCTGCCGACCAAGGAAGACGTGAAGGTCGGTGTCGTGACGTACAAGATCGCCGCCCATGCGGCAGACTTGGCCAAAGGCCATCCGGGTGCGCAGGCCCGTGACAATGCCTTATCAAAAGCGCGCTTTGAGTTCCGCTGGGAAGATCAATTCAACCTGTCGCTGGACCCGGACACCGCCCGCTCGTATCACGATGCGACGCTGCCGGACAATGCCGCGAAGGTCGCGCATTTCTGCAGCATGTGCGGACCGCATTTCTGTTCGATGAAGATCACGCAGGACGTCCGCGACTATGCCGCGCAGAAACAGCTGGAAGAGCAGCAGGCTATCCAGATCGGCATGAAGGAAAAATCAGAAGAATTTAAAAAAGCCGGTTCAGAAATCTATCTATAA
- a CDS encoding nuclear transport factor 2 family protein, whose product MVEQRIEEITRANLAFYAAFESLDMLQMDKVWAHLEYVTCIHPGWSLRSDWPAVRDSWVLIFNNTFSMKFELSDVQVQVAGDLGWVICTEHLTSRQDDQPVETRVLATNLFERIGDEWLMIHHHGSPVMG is encoded by the coding sequence GTGGTCGAACAGCGTATCGAAGAAATCACCCGTGCCAATCTCGCCTTTTATGCCGCCTTTGAAAGCCTGGACATGCTCCAGATGGACAAAGTGTGGGCGCATCTCGAATACGTCACCTGCATTCATCCGGGGTGGAGCCTCCGCAGCGACTGGCCGGCGGTGCGCGATTCCTGGGTGCTGATCTTCAACAATACCTTCTCCATGAAATTTGAGCTGTCGGACGTGCAGGTTCAGGTCGCAGGGGACCTGGGGTGGGTCATCTGCACCGAACATCTCACCAGCCGTCAAGACGACCAGCCGGTCGAAACGCGTGTCCTCGCGACCAATCTCTTTGAGCGTATCGGCGACGAGTGGTTGATGATCCATCACCATGGCTCGCCGGTGATGGGCTAG
- a CDS encoding sulfide-dependent adenosine diphosphate thiazole synthase translates to MGKPKPAPLRERDITRQIAREYYKEFDQLIESDVIIVGAGPSGLICAHDLGRMGIKTLIVEQSLALGGGFWSGGYLMNKATICAPAHKILKEVGVPCKQIKECPGMYMVDPPHATGALIAAAYNAGAKIMNLTRVVDLILRREGVLEGVVVNSTTAEMAGHDIIHVDPIALESKIVVDATGHDAVVVNLLHKRGLYQQVPGNGAMWVSRSEEEVMDRTGEVSPNCFVIGLAVAAVFGTPRMGPAFGSMLLSGRYGAELIQKKLKQGKSI, encoded by the coding sequence ATGGGAAAGCCGAAGCCGGCGCCATTACGCGAGCGCGATATCACCCGCCAGATTGCGCGGGAGTACTATAAAGAGTTCGATCAGCTTATCGAGAGCGACGTCATCATCGTCGGCGCCGGGCCCTCCGGCCTCATTTGCGCCCACGATCTTGGCCGAATGGGCATCAAGACTCTCATCGTAGAGCAGAGTTTGGCCCTCGGCGGCGGCTTCTGGTCCGGCGGGTATTTGATGAACAAAGCCACCATCTGCGCCCCCGCGCATAAGATTCTCAAAGAAGTGGGGGTGCCTTGCAAGCAGATCAAGGAATGCCCCGGCATGTACATGGTCGATCCTCCGCATGCCACCGGGGCGCTGATTGCCGCCGCCTACAACGCCGGCGCGAAGATCATGAACCTGACGCGGGTCGTCGATCTGATCCTGCGCCGCGAAGGCGTGCTTGAAGGCGTCGTCGTCAACAGCACCACCGCCGAAATGGCGGGCCACGATATTATCCATGTCGATCCGATCGCCTTGGAGAGTAAAATCGTGGTCGATGCCACCGGACATGATGCCGTGGTGGTCAATCTCCTGCATAAGCGGGGGCTCTACCAGCAGGTGCCGGGCAACGGCGCGATGTGGGTGTCGCGGTCGGAAGAAGAAGTGATGGACCGGACCGGGGAAGTCTCTCCCAATTGCTTTGTGATCGGGTTGGCTGTCGCGGCCGTGTTCGGCACACCACGAATGGGCCCGGCCTTCGGATCGATGCTGCTCTCCGGCCGCTATGGCGCGGAGTTAATTCAAAAGAAACTGAAACAAGGCAAGAGCATATAG
- a CDS encoding response regulator transcription factor yields the protein MLAEKKDSRVGNQEATEDGGFTTHRPSSDALAPAAVKRRPEDLTPRELEILRLIWDGHTNRSLAEQLNISMKTADTHRSNMMKKLRACNTAQLLKAALEGNLLETDPGLRRPGRGGQR from the coding sequence ATGTTGGCTGAAAAAAAAGACAGCCGGGTAGGGAATCAAGAGGCGACGGAGGACGGGGGCTTCACAACACATCGTCCATCGTCTGACGCTCTTGCACCGGCCGCCGTGAAGCGAAGGCCGGAGGATCTCACGCCACGTGAGTTGGAAATTCTTCGCCTGATCTGGGATGGTCATACCAATCGAAGTCTCGCAGAGCAGCTGAACATCAGCATGAAGACAGCCGATACCCATCGCTCGAACATGATGAAAAAGTTGCGCGCGTGTAATACTGCCCAATTACTTAAAGCGGCGCTGGAGGGAAATCTGCTAGAGACCGACCCGGGCCTGAGGCGTCCCGGTCGGGGAGGCCAACGCTGA
- a CDS encoding tetratricopeptide repeat protein, with protein sequence MDVQDFLIQGDGSEEDKREAWQLFQQAYEQQMKGQLEEAVSLYKLSLATHQTAEAYTFLGWTYSFMGKLDEAIDECHKAIACDPHFGNPYNDIGAYLIEKGDLEEAIPWFQKAMQARRYESPAFPHLNLGRVYERQGKWSEAIDCYKQALALNPDYALAKKALGRLISSLN encoded by the coding sequence ATGGATGTTCAGGACTTTCTTATACAAGGCGACGGCAGCGAAGAAGACAAGCGCGAAGCCTGGCAGCTCTTTCAGCAAGCCTACGAGCAGCAGATGAAGGGGCAGCTGGAAGAAGCGGTCAGTCTCTACAAACTGTCGCTCGCGACGCATCAGACTGCCGAAGCCTATACGTTCCTCGGATGGACCTACAGCTTCATGGGTAAGCTGGACGAGGCGATCGACGAATGCCACAAGGCCATCGCCTGCGATCCGCATTTCGGGAATCCCTACAACGACATCGGAGCCTACCTGATCGAAAAGGGTGATCTGGAGGAGGCGATTCCCTGGTTTCAAAAAGCCATGCAGGCCAGACGGTATGAGAGCCCGGCTTTCCCACACCTGAATCTTGGCCGTGTCTACGAACGCCAGGGCAAGTGGAGCGAGGCGATTGACTGCTACAAACAGGCGCTCGCCCTGAACCCGGACTACGCCTTGGCCAAGAAGGCTCTGGGTCGGCTCATCAGCTCACTGAATTAG
- a CDS encoding aminomethyltransferase family protein yields MKQSRLHDQHQQLGAIFEDTAGWSMPAHYGDPAAEYAAVRGAVGLSDLSHRGKIRVTGDDRIKWLQSIISNDILPLQPGQGRYSSFLTHKGKMLGYFRVYVQADAVWVEDVGEVGEATFQALRKFLLYGTKAKMENCGESWGLLLVSGPKSAEAVAAAFGIEVRALQLLHTLPATIGGQQALILRTEETGEQDFEVLLPADAVPAAWNQLMTSGAPFGIKPVGAQARELLRIEAGLPKAGPDLNEEIVPPEANLEGKAFSLSKGCYPGQEVVARMDTYGNVRRHLVGLIIQDKTVPPAGSKLFSGDREVGWVSSAVFSPQRNAALAFGFPLRDFSAPDTTLTVEVAGTRHQATVHALPFQKHS; encoded by the coding sequence ATGAAACAATCCCGACTCCACGATCAGCATCAACAACTAGGCGCCATTTTCGAGGACACCGCAGGATGGTCGATGCCGGCCCATTACGGCGATCCCGCCGCGGAATATGCCGCCGTCCGCGGTGCCGTCGGGCTGTCCGACCTGTCGCACCGCGGAAAAATCCGGGTGACCGGCGACGATCGCATCAAGTGGCTCCAGAGCATCATCAGCAACGACATCCTCCCGCTCCAACCCGGCCAGGGGCGCTACTCCAGCTTCCTGACCCATAAGGGGAAAATGCTCGGCTACTTCCGGGTATATGTGCAAGCCGATGCCGTGTGGGTCGAAGATGTGGGCGAGGTGGGCGAGGCCACATTTCAGGCGTTGCGAAAATTCCTGCTCTACGGCACCAAGGCCAAGATGGAGAATTGCGGAGAAAGCTGGGGTTTGTTGCTGGTGAGCGGACCGAAATCAGCAGAGGCCGTTGCTGCGGCATTCGGTATCGAGGTCCGCGCCCTTCAGCTCTTGCATACCCTGCCCGCCACCATCGGCGGGCAGCAGGCGCTGATCCTGCGTACCGAAGAAACCGGCGAACAGGACTTTGAAGTCTTGCTGCCGGCCGATGCGGTCCCCGCCGCCTGGAACCAGCTCATGACATCAGGCGCACCGTTCGGCATCAAGCCCGTCGGCGCACAGGCGCGCGAACTGTTGCGCATCGAAGCCGGTCTGCCCAAGGCCGGTCCGGATCTCAACGAAGAGATTGTCCCGCCGGAAGCCAACCTGGAAGGCAAGGCGTTCAGCCTCTCAAAGGGTTGTTACCCGGGACAGGAAGTCGTGGCCAGGATGGATACCTATGGGAACGTGCGCCGGCATCTGGTCGGATTGATCATCCAGGACAAAACGGTTCCGCCCGCGGGCTCGAAGTTATTCAGCGGAGATCGGGAGGTGGGATGGGTCAGCAGCGCCGTCTTTTCGCCGCAACGCAATGCCGCACTGGCATTCGGTTTTCCATTGCGCGACTTTTCGGCACCTGACACCACACTGACGGTCGAAGTGGCAGGGACGCGCCATCAGGCTACCGTCCATGCCCTACCGTTTCAGAAGCACTCGTAG
- a CDS encoding two-component system response regulator — MNTTILVAVTDIFFYTKVRDALRPQGYTLERIRSQDEVAEKTASASPAALILNMNDLAIDAFKALETLQADPALRSLPILAFANHEETDTWRRAKELGVTKIVSRNEFSTRTRELVEDIIANSSQQSPVRSELNAEG; from the coding sequence ATGAACACCACGATTTTAGTGGCCGTCACTGACATTTTCTTCTACACCAAGGTACGCGATGCCTTGCGGCCGCAGGGCTACACGCTGGAGCGGATCCGCAGCCAGGATGAGGTGGCTGAAAAAACCGCCTCAGCTTCGCCTGCCGCCCTGATTCTCAACATGAACGACCTGGCCATCGATGCCTTCAAGGCGTTGGAAACCCTCCAGGCCGACCCCGCGTTGCGGTCGCTTCCCATCCTGGCTTTTGCCAATCACGAAGAAACGGACACCTGGCGCCGAGCCAAGGAACTGGGCGTGACGAAAATTGTCTCCAGAAATGAGTTCTCCACACGAACCAGAGAACTGGTTGAAGACATCATAGCCAACAGCAGTCAGCAATCACCGGTCCGCTCAGAGCTGAACGCTGAAGGCTGA